The genomic region CTACCAGCAATATAAGCAACAACTGGCTTATCAATAGCTGTTGATATGTATTTGGCAGCTACCTCCTCACTTTCACCTCCTGGTTGACCAACTAAAACTATTGCTTCCGTATTTTCATCCTCATCTAGAATTTGTAACCATTGAGAAAAAGAAGAACCTACAATTGCATCACTACCAATACTCACGCTAATAGACTGACCCAACCCAGCTTTAGTTAGTTCCCAAGCTACCTCGTAGGTAAGGGTACTGCTGCGACTGACAATACCTACATTACCAGGAGTATAAAATTCACAGGGCTGGATGCCCAGGAGAATCTTCCCTGGCACAATAATCCCCGGACTATTAGGCCCAACAACTAGAATTTCCTGGTTTTCTGTTTTCCTCAGCAATGTAACCATATCCAGAGGTGGCACCCCTGGGGAGATAATAATGATCTGGGAAATGTTAGCGGCGATCGCCTCTAGTGCAGCATCTAACACTTGATAGGGATGTACACTAATAATTGTTGTATCAATTGTCCCGAAACTTGATACCACCTCTTCCACCAAATCAAAAACTGGCAAATTGTGTGCCATCATGCCACCATGACCGGGATCAACGCCAGCGACCAAATTAGTGCCATAGTATGATTTCATTTGGTCAATATGGGTTGTGGATATCAACTCCGAAAAACCTTGAATTAAAACTTTACTATCCGGCTTTAAGTTCATAAACTCCTTATTAAACTTAGAAAATTTCTTTAAAAAAAGTTAGTACAGCTATTTTCTATACACTGGTGACTTGGTTAAACTTACTGCTTCCTTAACAGCTACATCCAAATTTTCAACCAAGATGAAATTTTCGCTTTGAACTTGTAGGATGGACAGTAATGACTTCCTGGCCACTTGAAAATCATTACCAGCTAGGCGCATGACTATTTTGGGTAAGCGCTGGGGGAGGGTTTTCTGAGGAGTATTTAAAAAGCATCTAAGTTCTTCCAATTGTAATGCCATAAAATCAGTCATCACTCTTGGTACTTCTGAGAGTTCAGGAATAGTACCCAGCAAATTAATGAGAATCACCTGAATATTGCGATCAGCAGCCAAAACCCTTAGTCCAGTTTCCATGCGTTGACTAAATTTTGTCGGTTCTGTGTGGTTCAACCAAGAATGTCGTAAATTTAAGGAGACAGCAGGTTTACCTCCTGCAGCTACCACTGCATCCCAAGTGGTTAAAGCGGAACCAGTACCGTTGGCTAATATGCCAATTTCCCCTTGGTTATTCCTACCCAGCATATCAACCAACATGCCATTTATTCTTTTGCTCCCGGGATCCCGTGCTATTTTAGTTGCTATGTCAGCTATGTCTGGATGACGATTAATAGCCCTTTCATTAACTCTGATTTTGCCATTAAGTGTCATTACTTGACAAGATGAACTCACGCCAAGAGGATTAATTTCCACCAAATCTAAGTCCTTGTGCAAAAACAAATGATACATTTTTGTCATAATGTCGCTGACAGACTGCATTAGTCCGCCCCTCAAACCCATGAGATATGCTAGTCTTCTGGCATAAAATGGGGAAAACTCTTGTTCCACAACCACGTATTGCATGTTCTCTCCGGGAGACTGCCAATCTATGTCTCTTTCCCTACAGCCTAAAAGCACAGGACGACTAATAACTGTATCTAAAACTACTGCTAGGTAGAATTCTTCTTGAGCATTATACTTGCTCTCCGCTAATAAAACTTTTGGTAGTTCTCCACCAATGGGCAAGCTAAATATACTTTGAGCAGCTGCAATGGCATCAATGGTCGTTTCTACAATTTTGACTCCGCCAACCTGTGAGCGATCGTTGGCATACACCTGGGATTTCAGCACAATTGGGTAGGGGATTTTTAACTTTTTTAAATCTGTGGGGTGGTCAATTCTTTGAGATGGTAATACGGGAATTCCTATCTTGTTAAACCACTCCTTAACTTGATACTCGAGTAAGTCCATTATATATACCTTTTTGTGTTAAAAATTAATTTTATTTGATTAACGGATATAGATGTTTTTCCGAGTTCTACCATTCTAGGAGAAATACTACAAAGGTTTCAACTACTGGATAAGAGTAAAATTATTTACTACGTATTTGATTAGCTGTTCTAAGCTTTCCTCGACAGAAAGTTGAGAAGTTTCTACCCGTAAATCTGGCGCTTTGGGTGGTTCGGGCGCTTTGGGTGGTTCGTAGGGGGCGCTGATTCCCGTAAAGGACTCAATTTCTCCACAGCGTGCTTTTGCATAGAGTCCCTTGGGGTCACGTTGTTCACAAATTTCCAGTGGAGTTGCAATATATACTTCATGAAATAGATCTCCGGACAGAATCCGGATTTGCTCCCGGTCTTTCCTGTCTTTAAACAACGATCAAATGGGGACACAAAATGTTCTGTATGTTGAATATTCGCTGATTTCATAATCCATAGAGTTGTTGGAAAATAAGGTATAATAGTCTAGCAGACAAGTAGGGTGATATCAATGTTGGACTTAGACCGCATCCTGAATCAAGAGCGACTGCTACGAGCAATGACTGGACTCAACCGTCAAGCATTCAACAAGCTGTTATCTCAGTTTGCTGATACCTATGAACGCACCGTGTTCAACTCCTTAGCAAACCGTAAACGTGCGCCCGGGGAGGGACGCAAGCCCACATTGAGAACTATAACTGGTCATGGACTCATTTAGGGCTTCTAATGTTCGTGCCTCACGACTACGGAGAAATTGCTTTAATTTTGACAAACATAATTCTATCGGAGAGTGGAGTCTCCTGTTCACTGGCATTTAGACTTTTTTTATGACGTAGACCCAACTTTTCTAAGGCTCGATGCATGGTTGTGATACTAACACTAGTGCCCGTCGTTTCTCTCAGGCGATCGCATAATTCTGAAAGTAGTAAATCATTTTTCTCATCCAGCCAAGACTTGATCATGTTTAAATATTGGCCTGCAATTATAGGCTTTTCATATCCTCCACATTGCTTTGGCTCAACTTGCCCAGGTTCACGATAACGACGTACTAAATTTTTCACAAATGATAAGCTGACCTTGAATCTTTCTGACAACTGGCGTTGAGATCCCTCTTGAGCAACCCATGCTACAATCACGCGATTACGCAAATCTATTGAATAAGGTTTTGGCATATAATTTGACAGCACTTCTACTCTATTTTAGTTTATTACCCTTATTATAGCTTATC from Cylindrospermopsis curvispora GIHE-G1 harbors:
- a CDS encoding succinate--CoA ligase subunit alpha, with the protein product MNLKPDSKVLIQGFSELISTTHIDQMKSYYGTNLVAGVDPGHGGMMAHNLPVFDLVEEVVSSFGTIDTTIISVHPYQVLDAALEAIAANISQIIIISPGVPPLDMVTLLRKTENQEILVVGPNSPGIIVPGKILLGIQPCEFYTPGNVGIVSRSSTLTYEVAWELTKAGLGQSISVSIGSDAIVGSSFSQWLQILDEDENTEAIVLVGQPGGESEEVAAKYISTAIDKPVVAYIAGRHAPPSKSWHQSGNFATVVKRDPDFGSVSTKLSTFSNAQIPVAQYPQQIPQLLVKAMKC
- a CDS encoding ATP-grasp domain-containing protein — protein: MDLLEYQVKEWFNKIGIPVLPSQRIDHPTDLKKLKIPYPIVLKSQVYANDRSQVGGVKIVETTIDAIAAAQSIFSLPIGGELPKVLLAESKYNAQEEFYLAVVLDTVISRPVLLGCRERDIDWQSPGENMQYVVVEQEFSPFYARRLAYLMGLRGGLMQSVSDIMTKMYHLFLHKDLDLVEINPLGVSSSCQVMTLNGKIRVNERAINRHPDIADIATKIARDPGSKRINGMLVDMLGRNNQGEIGILANGTGSALTTWDAVVAAGGKPAVSLNLRHSWLNHTEPTKFSQRMETGLRVLAADRNIQVILINLLGTIPELSEVPRVMTDFMALQLEELRCFLNTPQKTLPQRLPKIVMRLAGNDFQVARKSLLSILQVQSENFILVENLDVAVKEAVSLTKSPVYRK
- a CDS encoding adenylyl-sulfate kinase, which gives rise to MFKDRKDREQIRILSGDLFHEVYIATPLEICEQRDPKGLYAKARCGEIESFTGISAPYEPPKAPEPPKAPDLRVETSQLSVEESLEQLIKYVVNNFTLIQ
- a CDS encoding helix-turn-helix domain-containing protein, which produces MPKPYSIDLRNRVIVAWVAQEGSQRQLSERFKVSLSFVKNLVRRYREPGQVEPKQCGGYEKPIIAGQYLNMIKSWLDEKNDLLLSELCDRLRETTGTSVSITTMHRALEKLGLRHKKSLNASEQETPLSDRIMFVKIKAISP